From Salvia splendens isolate huo1 chromosome 16, SspV2, whole genome shotgun sequence, a single genomic window includes:
- the LOC121770437 gene encoding uncharacterized protein LOC121770437 yields MGHAIVGKFSHSTTSTNQVQKMLGNIKFIKGFKWNYINAKHLIIQFEFIEDYAKMLNGPSGTPVWYVDHHPMRVFKWTPDFDSFFETPIAAVWCKVIGVPIHLFEVSTLYAIGNPIQLDHDTTSRKRLYFARICVEIDISKPHTEEVVLDILGKETILKVKWDKIPSYCRECKHVGHSSRNCHAFGKKDTPPANYPNLAYNRRQWNYQAKQPAQSEGQNHTLKNMRELVFEKEKRKQ; encoded by the coding sequence ATGGGGCACGCGATTGttggtaagttctctcactcgaCTACGTCCACTAACCAAGTCCAGAAAATGCTAGGTAATATCAAGTTCATCAAAGGCTTCAAGTGGAACTACATCAATGCAAAGCATCTCATCATCCAATTTGAATTTATCGAGGATTATGCAAAGATGTTGAATGGGCCTAGCGGTACACCGGTATGGTATGTTGATCatcatccgatgagggtgttcaaatggacGCCGGACTTCGACTCATTCTTTGAAACGCCAATTGCAGCAGTTTGGTGCAAAGTGATAGGTGTGCCTATCCATCTATTTGAGGTGTCAACACTATACGCAATCGGCAATCCCATTCAGCTCGATCATGACACGACAAGCAGGAAACGACTATATTTCGCCCGCATTTGTGTGGAAATTGACATATCTAAACCGCATACGGAGGAGGTAGTGCTAGACATTCTCGGGAAAGAGACTATCCTCAAAGTCAAGTGGGACAAAATCCCATCTTATTGTAGGGAGTGCAAGCACGTTGGCCACTCTAGTAGAAACTGTCATGCTTTTGGTAAAAAGGATACTCCACCAGCAAACTACCCCAATCTAGCCTATAATAGGCGGCAATGGAACTACCAGGCTAAGCAACCTGCACAGAGCGAGGGGCAAAATCACACCCTCAAGAATATGAGAGAGCTTGTTTTTGAGAAGGAGAAAAGGAAGCAATAA
- the LOC121771625 gene encoding E3 SUMO-protein ligase SIZ1-like isoform X1 has protein sequence MKVAGKFKLHAHMGCFDRGNEPAVKEVAMSYMFEELFFGENHHRCHAYFNRITSKVFSWIVMRSIFFLLNFPELQMKNCGEDVAEIEVKPDGSWCVKAEQRVTARVLGSLACGIHLTELSVHPLRQKMDHKPVKPDVVASDSNAGL, from the exons ATGAAGGTAGCTGGAAAATTTAAACTCCATGCTCACATGGGCTGTTTTGATCGTGGAAATGAACCAGCGGTCAAGGAAG TGGCAATGTCCTATATGTTTGAAGAATTATTCTTTGGAGAAAATCATCATAGATGCCATGCCTATTTCAATCGGATCACATCTAAGGTATTTTCATGGATTGTCATgaggtcaattttttttcttcttaactTTCCAGAATTACAGATGAAAAATTGTGGGGAAGATGTAGCAGAGATTGAGGTGAAGCCTGATGGCTCGTGGTGTGTTAAGGCAGAGCAGAGAGTGACCGCCAGGGTCTTGGGGAGCTTGGCCTGTGGCATTCACCTAACGGAACTCTCTGTGCATCCATTGAGACAGAAAATGGATCATAAACCAGTTAAACCTGATGTCGTCGCTTCAGATAGTAATGCTGGTCTTTGA
- the LOC121771625 gene encoding E3 SUMO-protein ligase SIZ1-like isoform X2 has translation MKVAGKFKLHAHMGCFDRGNEPAVKEVAMSYMFEELFFGENHHRCHAYFNRITSKMKNCGEDVAEIEVKPDGSWCVKAEQRVTARVLGSLACGIHLTELSVHPLRQKMDHKPVKPDVVASDSNAGL, from the exons ATGAAGGTAGCTGGAAAATTTAAACTCCATGCTCACATGGGCTGTTTTGATCGTGGAAATGAACCAGCGGTCAAGGAAG TGGCAATGTCCTATATGTTTGAAGAATTATTCTTTGGAGAAAATCATCATAGATGCCATGCCTATTTCAATCGGATCACATCTAAG ATGAAAAATTGTGGGGAAGATGTAGCAGAGATTGAGGTGAAGCCTGATGGCTCGTGGTGTGTTAAGGCAGAGCAGAGAGTGACCGCCAGGGTCTTGGGGAGCTTGGCCTGTGGCATTCACCTAACGGAACTCTCTGTGCATCCATTGAGACAGAAAATGGATCATAAACCAGTTAAACCTGATGTCGTCGCTTCAGATAGTAATGCTGGTCTTTGA